Proteins encoded in a region of the Perca fluviatilis chromosome 8, GENO_Pfluv_1.0, whole genome shotgun sequence genome:
- the LOC120564500 gene encoding endonuclease domain-containing 1 protein-like — MLICLLVIVMAGAEVKEHLSPECKQFLYMGTLPRGLEEQHFKTICQIYVGRPRFVTLYDTFNHIPVYSAYTFKRSDGYKKVDVPWMYEPQLSTVSESREMQPFPSENVHSSFEDAQAVLDDYSNTVIYERGQLNPDEHQAHPDDKASTYTLTNVVPQVREFNIGPWKTHEHIIRRRLNNYCRGTAYVVTGVTTSGHTIRRHNINRLGIPTYLWSAYCCIDFDHNAPYSERSKFPAFAAHGLNDREDNKVQEMTVPQLEDFLKRVTYVGSSFQIFYDNCVPPNSALHLP; from the exons ATGCTCATCTGTCTTCTTGTAATTGTGATGGCAGGAGCAGAGGTGAAGGAGCACCTCTCACCTGAGTGTAAACAGTTCCTGTACATGGGCACCTTGCCTCGAGGTCTTGAGGAGCAGCATTTTAAAACGATTTGCCAGATCTATGTGGGCAGGCCAAGATTTGTCACCCTGTACGACACCTTCAACCACATCCCTGTGTATTCTGCGTACACCTTCAAGCGCTCGGACGGCTACAAGAAGGTTGATGTGCCTTGGATGTATGAGCCACAG CTCTCCACAGTGTCAGAATCACGTGAGATGCAGCCGTTCCCTTCAGAAAACGTCCACAGTAGTTTTGAGGATGCTCAGGCCGTGCTCGACGACTACTCTAACACTGTAATCTATGAACGTGGTCAGCTGAATCCAGACGAGCACCAGGCCCACCCTGATGACAAAGCATCCACCTACACCCTGACAAACGTGGTCCCTCAGGTCCGAGAGTTCAACATTGGTCCCTGGAAAACCCACGAGCACATCATTCGCAGGCGGCTCAACAACTACTGTCGTGGCACCGCCTATGTAGTCACCGGGGTCACTACCTCGGGGCACACAATCCGCCGCCACAACATCAATCGCCTGGGCATCCCCACCTACCTCTGGTCGGCCTACTGCTGCATTGATTTTGACCACAATGCACCGTACTCAGAGCGCTCTAAGTTTCCTGCGTTTGCAGCTCATGGGCTCAACGACAGGGAGGATAACAAGGTTCAAGAGATGACGGTGCCGCAGCTGGAGGACTTCCTGAAGAGGGTAACTTATGTTGGCAGCTCTTTCCAGATCTTCTATGACAACTGTGTTCCTCCTAATAGTGCCCTGCATCTGCCTTAA
- the aplnr2 gene encoding apelin receptor 2, whose translation MSDFLTSPSPSTPTLFHCNYSDWSPSFSIIPSIYLLAFLVGCLGNSLVLWAYLDRADGKGTGKLCCTGIFRTSQQSINSAGRLHHGSFLQKNKENCGSSSGQRPSSHSSSSSHPPSIPRPSRSLTDSLIASLALADLCFLVTLPLWAVYTAMGYHWPFGQPLCQISSFLTALNMYASVFSLSMLSMERYWVLTGRRHSSHHASQNCPSRALRILGGVWVLAGVLALPGLLLRSVREVEVDPESDYDLQLEPIHPSTDSGSVFLSCQMDYSMLIGAELEETDRERAEMWWTATLSLKSTLIGFLLPLVILLVCYCSLAQLLSRHFGRGPRPDRRRQRRLLRVIVTLVMAFFLCWLPLHVNKTVSMLLEFGFVPYSCSVDQILLAAQPYVTCLAYLNSCLNPLLYAACDPSFRKRCRGVLPMLCGISRKGGGGEEREGKKDEGEEEERSSAFPTRTQEETADRTEDGEEERVGEVGGMIAEITASK comes from the coding sequence ATGTCAGACTTCCTCACCTCCCCCTCTCCTTCTACCCCTACCCTCTTCCACTGCAACTACAGTGACTggtctccctccttctccatcaTCCCATCCATCTACCTGCTGGCCTTCCTGGTTGGTTGTCTCGGCAACAGTCTGGTGCTGTGGGCCTACCTGGACCGAGCCGATGGGAAGGGAACTGGAAAGCTCTGTTGCACTGGCATTTTCAGAACCAGTCAGCAGAGTATTAACAGTGCTGGTAGATTGCACCATGGGTCATTTCTTCAGAAGAACAAGGAGAACTGTGGATCTTCCTCAGGACAAAGACCCTCCtctcactcctcctcctcctcccatcctccctccatccctcgtCCCTCCCGCTCACTGACAGACTCTCTGATAGCCAGCTTAGCGTTAGCTGACCTCTGTTTCCTTGTGACTCTTCCTCTGTGGGCGGTCTACACAGCGATGGGCTACCACTGGCCTTTTGGGCAACCCCTCTGCCAAATCAGCAGCTTCCTCACTGCGCTCAACATGTATGCCAGTGTGTTCAGCCTGAGCATGCTCAGCATGGAGCGGTACTGGGTTCTGACTGGACGCCGGCACTCCAGCCACCATGCATCACAGAACTGCCCCAGCAGGGCTTTGAGGATACTTGGAGGGGTGTGGGTGCTGGCGGGGGTGCTGGCACTTCCTGGTCTGCTGCTGCGCTCTGTCAGGGAGGTAGAGGTAGACCCTGAATCTGATTATGATTTGCAGCTGGAGCCAATTCATCCTTCTACTGACTCTGGATCAGTCTTCCTCTCCTGCCAGATGGATTACTCCATGCTGATTGGAGCAGAGCTGGAAGAGACAGATCGGGAGAGGGCAGAGATGTGGTGGACGGCCACCTTGAGTCTTAAATCAACTCTAATTGGCTTCCTGCTTCCTCTTGTCATCTTGCTGGTCTGCTACTGCTCACTGGCCCAGCTCCTCAGCCGACATTTTGGACGGGGCCCTCGTCCTGACCGCAGGCGCCAGCGAAGACTCCTCAGGGTCATTGTGACTTTAGTGATGGCTTTCTTCCTGTGCTGGCTGCCTCTGCATGTTAATAAGACGGTTTCAATGCTGCTGGAGTTTGGCTTTGTCCCATACTCTTGCTCTGTAGATCAGATTTTACTGGCAGCTCAGCCATATGTCACTTGTTTAGCTTATCTTAACTCCTGTCTTAATCCTCTCCTGTACGCTGCATGCGACCCGTCATTCAGGAAGAGATGCAGAGGAGTTCTTCCCATGTTGTGTGGGATAAgcaggaaaggaggaggaggagaggaaagggaggGAAAGAAGGATGAAGGTGAGGAAGAGGAAAGGAGTTCGGCTTTTCCCACAAGAACACAAGAGGAAACAGCAGATAGGACAGAGgatggagaagaggagagggtGGGGGAGGTTGGTGGGATGATTGCTGAGATAACTGCTTCAAAATGA